From Pedobacter aquae:
AAGAAGAAATTAAGATTGTGGAGAGGGTATAATGACAAGAAATCAAAAAATTGATGAATACATTTCTAAAGCACAAGGATTCATCCCCGGTTTAAGAGCTAGTTCTATATTTTCTATGTTTGGTGGTGATGAAAAATCAGAACCAACTTCTGGTAAAATTGAATTAAGTGCAAAGTTTTTAAATGAGAAAGTTTTATCGGAGGGTAAAATTAAATTTACTCACTACACAAGCCTAAGAAATGCAATCAATATTCTAAACTCAGGAAGTATTAGGCTATATAATTGTTTTAATTTGAATGATAAAAACGAGATAAAATATCTTTTGGATAAATCACCTATTGATTTTAGTGAAGAAGAAATTGATAAATATAAACGAGAGCACTTTATATTATCTGGTTCATTAATACAAGATGATAACGAAGAGGATTATAATTTGTGGCGTTTATATGGTGATAATTGCAAAGGTGTTGCTATTATATTTGAAATAAGTGAAAAAATTACAAATTGGTCAAAAGTTTATTTACAAAAAGTCGCCTATGAAAGAGACAATAAAAGTAATATTTATGATTATTTAAAATTCCATAAAGAATTTAATGATAAGTATCTGCTTTTTGAGAATAAGCCCGAGCTTTTTGCGCTACTTTCTACAGGTGTAAAAAACGAAATATGGTCAGTTGAAAATGAGTTTAGGGTTATTGTGAAAAATCCATTTAATGAGTATTCATTAGAATCAAATGATTGTGTTGATTGTAATACTAACATTTCAAAAACTTTAAAACATGAATATAATTTTAATGGAAAGTTAGTATCATATGTTGAACTTCCATTACACATTAATGACAGGAAATCAGAATTAATAAATTTACCTTTATCAAGTAAACAAGTTGATTTAATTGATTACGTTCCTAATTTAGAGATCAAGAAAATAATTTTAGGGCCAAATAGCCATTTAGAAGATTATAGTAATTTTATTGACTACATAACTTGGGTTCAAAGTAGATTGAAATGTAAATTGAAGGTAGGTATGTCAAAATTTCAAGATTAGTTCTTTCTTTTTTATAGAGCTTACTATTTGAAGGATAAATTAAAGTTATTGGAAATTGTTAGAATGATTTAGGTTAATCGTTTTATTACTCATACACACTTAAGATGCCGCAATGATGAGCGTTAAGATAAATCACTCAAAGCCTTCTTGTGCCGCCATATATAGCGTAGATACTTTAATATTTTACACAGTTTACCCATCATTATTTTGACTACTAACCAAAAATTATATTTATGATACTATCAAATGATATTATCTCTTTTCTCAGGCCCAGCATCAAACCTATGTACATAAACCGGGGCGAGGGCGGTACCCCGCAGGACATTTGAAGCTTTTGCGGAAAATGGACGAGGAGTAAAGCAAAGCACCGGACTAGCCCTTTAATAGTAGTAATAGCCCTGCTTTTCTAAATAAAAAAGCTTTTTAGAATGAATTTATGTTTGTTGGAGTAAGAAACGCTATAAGAACTACCTAAACTTTTCTGCCACTAGTAAATCTTTAATACCGTATGGTAGTTATAAAAACCTTCGCCAGATTTTACCTCCAATGGCAAGTCTTAGCAAATAAGGATAAAGAGCGATAGCCTGACTTGTGCTTATTTAATAAAAGCACTAAATATAAAAATGAGTTCAAAATATAAGTTTAACAATCCAGAGAGGATATTTTTTGTTTCTTTTGCCGTTGTAGGATGGTAGATATTTTCACAAGACAAGTGTA
This genomic window contains:
- a CDS encoding DUF2971 domain-containing protein; translation: MTRNQKIDEYISKAQGFIPGLRASSIFSMFGGDEKSEPTSGKIELSAKFLNEKVLSEGKIKFTHYTSLRNAINILNSGSIRLYNCFNLNDKNEIKYLLDKSPIDFSEEEIDKYKREHFILSGSLIQDDNEEDYNLWRLYGDNCKGVAIIFEISEKITNWSKVYLQKVAYERDNKSNIYDYLKFHKEFNDKYLLFENKPELFALLSTGVKNEIWSVENEFRVIVKNPFNEYSLESNDCVDCNTNISKTLKHEYNFNGKLVSYVELPLHINDRKSELINLPLSSKQVDLIDYVPNLEIKKIILGPNSHLEDYSNFIDYITWVQSRLKCKLKVGMSKFQD